A window of uncultured Litoreibacter sp. contains these coding sequences:
- the hmgA gene encoding homogentisate 1,2-dioxygenase — translation MNKKSSPAGLQRAVTPVGTHEGYMPGFGNDFETEALPGALPQGMNSPQKCNYGLYGEQLSGTAFTAPSHQNERTWCYRIRPSVKHTHRFKRLDLPYWKSAPLVDPDVVSLGQYRWDPVPHVSGPLTWLTGMRTMTTCGDVNTQVGMASHIYLVTESMKDAYVYSADSEMLVVPQEGRLRFATELGVIDAEPQEIAIIPRGLVYRVEVLEGPARGFMCENYGQKFELPGRGPIGANCMANPRDFKTPVAAFEDRETPSTVTVKWGGQFHITEIGHSPLDVVAWHGNYAPCKYDLRTYCPVGAILFDHPDPSIFTVLTAPSGVEGTANIDFVLFRDRWMVAENTFRPPWYHKNVMSELMGNIHGIYDAKPKGFVPGGMSLHNMMLPHGPDKTAFEGASNAELGAEKLENTMSFMFETRFPQHLTPFAANEAPLQDDYIDCWGDLEKKFDGTPGVK, via the coding sequence ATGAACAAGAAATCAAGCCCTGCTGGACTTCAACGCGCGGTGACGCCCGTCGGTACGCATGAGGGATACATGCCCGGATTCGGGAATGATTTCGAGACCGAGGCGCTGCCAGGCGCCCTGCCCCAAGGCATGAATTCCCCGCAAAAATGCAATTACGGGCTCTATGGCGAACAGCTTTCGGGCACTGCTTTTACGGCTCCGTCACACCAGAATGAGCGGACTTGGTGCTATCGCATTCGTCCATCTGTCAAACATACGCACCGGTTCAAGAGACTTGATTTGCCATATTGGAAGAGCGCGCCGTTGGTCGACCCCGATGTTGTCTCTCTGGGACAGTATCGTTGGGATCCGGTGCCGCATGTCTCAGGGCCGCTGACCTGGCTGACGGGTATGCGGACGATGACCACATGCGGAGACGTGAACACGCAGGTTGGTATGGCTTCGCATATCTATCTGGTGACTGAATCGATGAAAGACGCGTATGTCTACTCGGCAGATTCCGAGATGCTGGTTGTGCCGCAGGAAGGCCGGCTGCGCTTTGCCACGGAGTTGGGCGTTATTGACGCAGAGCCGCAAGAAATAGCTATTATTCCCAGAGGCTTGGTGTACCGGGTTGAAGTGCTTGAAGGCCCTGCCCGCGGCTTCATGTGTGAAAATTACGGGCAGAAATTCGAGCTGCCCGGCCGTGGCCCGATTGGCGCTAACTGCATGGCCAACCCGCGCGACTTCAAGACGCCTGTCGCGGCCTTTGAGGACCGCGAAACGCCGTCCACGGTTACGGTGAAATGGGGCGGCCAGTTTCACATCACCGAGATCGGACATTCACCACTGGATGTGGTGGCCTGGCACGGCAATTACGCGCCATGCAAATACGATTTGCGGACCTACTGCCCCGTCGGCGCGATCCTCTTTGACCACCCTGACCCCTCGATATTTACCGTGCTGACCGCCCCGTCCGGCGTTGAAGGCACCGCCAATATCGATTTCGTTCTGTTCCGCGATCGCTGGATGGTGGCCGAAAATACGTTCCGCCCGCCTTGGTACCACAAGAACGTCATGTCCGAGCTGATGGGCAACATTCACGGCATATATGACGCCAAACCTAAGGGCTTTGTTCCCGGTGGGATGAGCTTGCACAACATGATGCTGCCCCATGGCCCGGATAAGACCGCATTTGAGGGGGCCTCGAACGCGGAACTGGGGGCGGAGAAGTTGGAGAACACGATGTCCTTCATGTTCGAGACCCGTTTTCCGCAGCATTTGACGCCGTTTGCTGCCAATGAGGCCCCGCTGCAGGATGACTACATTGATTGCTGGGGTGACCTGGAGAAGAAATTCGACGGCACGCCGGGGGTGAAATGA
- the pgi gene encoding glucose-6-phosphate isomerase translates to MDKARWDELKRAAETRPTIASLFAGDEARAEGFSARFGDMLFDYSKTQLTDETLGLLMDMARDAGVETKRDAMFAGEVINETEGRAVLHTALRAPEGMKPARLSDAEFGEVHTTLARMSDFASAVRDGSFKGQGGKITDVINIGIGGSDLGPAMGVLALAPYHDGPRTHFVSNIDGADIAEVMAALNPETTLVIVASKTFTTIETMTNAQTALDWMGAKVSDPAAQFAALSTSAERTAAFGIDASRVFGFEDWVGGRYSMWGPIGLSMMLAVGPDAFAEFLRGGHEMDRHFADADFRENLPVLLALVGLWHNQGCGHATRAVLPYDNRLSRLPAYLQQLEMESNGKSVAMDGAALEVASGPVVWGEPGTNGQHAFYQLIHQGTRTVPCEFMVAKEGHEPELAHHHALLVANCLAQSEALMVGRSLEDATAIMAEKGLTGAELKRQARHRVFSGNRPSTTLVYPKLTPYVLGQIIALYEHRVFVEGVMLGINSYDQWGVELGKELATALSPILAGEESDAGKDGSTRMLLGYLRG, encoded by the coding sequence ATGGATAAGGCGCGTTGGGATGAGCTGAAGCGGGCGGCGGAGACGCGGCCTACGATTGCGTCGCTCTTTGCTGGTGACGAAGCGCGGGCGGAGGGGTTCTCGGCCCGGTTTGGCGACATGCTGTTTGACTATTCAAAAACGCAGCTGACGGACGAGACGCTGGGCTTATTGATGGACATGGCGCGGGATGCGGGTGTCGAGACCAAGCGCGACGCCATGTTTGCAGGCGAGGTGATCAACGAAACCGAAGGCCGCGCGGTTTTGCACACTGCGTTACGTGCGCCTGAGGGGATGAAGCCAGCTAGGCTGAGCGACGCAGAATTTGGTGAGGTGCATACGACGCTGGCGCGCATGTCCGATTTTGCATCCGCTGTGCGCGACGGATCGTTCAAAGGGCAGGGCGGCAAGATCACGGATGTGATTAACATTGGCATTGGCGGGTCGGACCTTGGCCCCGCCATGGGCGTACTGGCTTTGGCCCCCTATCATGACGGGCCGCGCACGCATTTTGTGTCCAATATTGACGGCGCGGACATTGCCGAGGTGATGGCCGCCCTGAACCCCGAAACCACGCTGGTGATTGTGGCCTCCAAGACATTTACCACTATCGAGACAATGACCAATGCGCAGACCGCGTTGGATTGGATGGGCGCTAAGGTGTCTGATCCGGCTGCGCAATTTGCGGCGCTGTCGACCTCGGCCGAAAGGACCGCCGCCTTTGGGATAGATGCGTCGCGCGTGTTCGGCTTTGAGGACTGGGTCGGTGGCCGCTATTCCATGTGGGGCCCGATTGGGCTGTCGATGATGCTGGCCGTGGGGCCAGATGCCTTTGCGGAGTTCCTGCGGGGTGGGCATGAGATGGACCGCCATTTTGCGGACGCAGATTTTCGAGAAAATCTGCCGGTGCTCCTGGCTTTGGTCGGGCTCTGGCATAACCAAGGTTGCGGCCATGCAACCCGTGCCGTGCTGCCTTACGACAACCGCCTGTCGCGGCTGCCTGCCTATCTGCAGCAGCTGGAGATGGAATCGAACGGGAAATCGGTGGCCATGGATGGGGCCGCGTTGGAGGTGGCCTCGGGCCCGGTGGTTTGGGGCGAGCCCGGCACCAATGGGCAGCACGCGTTTTACCAGTTGATCCATCAGGGCACGCGAACCGTGCCCTGTGAATTCATGGTCGCCAAGGAAGGCCATGAGCCGGAACTGGCGCATCATCACGCGTTGCTGGTGGCCAATTGTCTGGCGCAATCCGAGGCGTTGATGGTGGGGCGGTCGTTGGAGGACGCGACCGCCATTATGGCTGAGAAAGGCCTGACCGGTGCAGAGCTGAAGCGGCAGGCGCGCCACCGTGTGTTTTCGGGCAACCGGCCCTCGACGACCTTGGTGTATCCGAAGCTGACGCCCTATGTGTTGGGCCAAATCATCGCTTTGTATGAGCACCGCGTATTCGTCGAAGGCGTGATGCTGGGCATCAATTCCTATGACCAATGGGGGGTGGAGCTGGGCAAGGAGCTGGCAACGGCGTTGTCGCCCATTCTTGCGGGCGAGGAAAGCGATGCGGGCAAGGACGGATCGACGCGGATGCTGTTGGGGTATTTGCGGGGGTAG
- the tsf gene encoding translation elongation factor Ts — translation MAITAAMVKELRDSTGAGMMDAKKALTENAGDMEAAVDWLRTKGLAKAAKKSGRTAAEGLVAVAVEGNKGVAVEVNSETDFVAKNAEFQAMVGGIAKLALTADDYEALLASDMGGKSVADVITDKVATIGENMSVRRMASIEGASVVSYVHNAVVEGMGKIGVLVALSGDNEAFGKQVAMHVAAVNPASLSEDDLDPSVVEKEKQVQMDIARESGKPEAVIEKMIVGRMKKYMAEVTLLNQSFVVNPDLTVGAAAKEAGVEITGFVRLEVGEGIEKKEENFAEEVAAQLKG, via the coding sequence ATGGCGATTACTGCTGCGATGGTGAAAGAACTGCGCGATTCCACAGGCGCAGGCATGATGGACGCCAAGAAGGCGCTGACCGAAAACGCTGGCGACATGGAAGCCGCCGTTGACTGGCTGCGCACCAAGGGCCTGGCGAAAGCCGCCAAGAAATCCGGCCGCACGGCGGCTGAGGGTCTGGTTGCCGTTGCTGTCGAAGGCAATAAGGGCGTTGCTGTTGAGGTCAATTCCGAGACGGATTTTGTTGCTAAAAACGCTGAGTTTCAGGCGATGGTCGGTGGCATAGCGAAGCTGGCACTGACTGCTGATGATTATGAGGCGCTTCTCGCTTCCGACATGGGCGGAAAGTCGGTTGCCGACGTCATCACGGACAAAGTCGCCACCATTGGCGAAAACATGTCTGTGCGTCGCATGGCGTCGATCGAAGGTGCTTCGGTCGTTTCCTACGTGCACAACGCTGTTGTCGAAGGCATGGGCAAGATTGGCGTTCTGGTTGCCTTGTCTGGCGACAATGAAGCCTTTGGCAAGCAAGTTGCGATGCACGTTGCCGCTGTAAACCCAGCCTCTTTGTCCGAAGATGATCTGGACCCGTCCGTTGTCGAAAAAGAGAAGCAGGTTCAGATGGATATTGCACGCGAAAGCGGCAAGCCAGAAGCTGTGATCGAGAAGATGATCGTTGGCCGGATGAAGAAATACATGGCGGAAGTTACGCTGCTGAACCAGTCCTTCGTTGTGAACCCCGACCTGACCGTCGGCGCGGCTGCAAAAGAAGCAGGCGTTGAGATCACCGGTTTTGTGCGCCTTGAAGTGGGCGAGGGGATCGAGAAGAAAGAAGAGAACTTCGCTGAAGAGGTCGCAGCTCAGCTGAAAGGCTAA
- the aroQ gene encoding type II 3-dehydroquinate dehydratase gives MSSLLVLNGPNLNLLGTRQPDVYGRTTLADIEQMCAAHAKALNVSLSFEQSNLEGEMIDHIHAAKGVHDVIILNAGAYTHTSVALMDAISSVELPVIELHLSNVHAREEFRHKSFIAPVALGIICGFGARGYTLAMDAAVNHLEIAR, from the coding sequence ATGTCATCCCTACTCGTCCTCAACGGACCAAATCTGAACCTTCTTGGCACCCGGCAGCCTGATGTCTACGGGCGTACGACGCTCGCGGATATTGAACAGATGTGCGCGGCACATGCCAAGGCGCTGAACGTATCGCTCAGCTTCGAGCAATCCAATCTCGAAGGCGAAATGATCGATCATATTCACGCGGCCAAAGGCGTGCATGATGTGATCATCCTGAATGCCGGTGCGTATACGCATACGTCGGTGGCGCTGATGGATGCGATTAGCTCGGTCGAGCTTCCAGTGATCGAGCTGCACCTGTCCAATGTCCATGCACGCGAAGAATTCCGCCATAAGTCCTTCATCGCACCGGTGGCACTGGGCATCATCTGCGGGTTTGGCGCACGCGGCTATACGCTGGCAATGGACGCCGCGGTCAATCATCTGGAAATTGCACGATGA
- the rpsB gene encoding 30S ribosomal protein S2 produces MALPEFSLRQLLEAGVHFGHQTARWNPRMDPYIYGSKNGIHIMDLTQTVPMLDQALQVVRDTTAKGGRVLFVGTKRQAQRPIAEAAEKCAQYYMNHRWLGGTLTNWKTVSNSISRLKKIDEAMETGFSGLTKKERLGMERDQGKLQASLGGIREMGGTPDLLFVIDVNKEDLAIAEAKKLGIPVIAVVDTNCSPDGIDYLIPGNDDASRAIALYCDLVARAALDGMQAQMGAAGVDLGAAEEAPVEEAVAAEAPAEAPAAEAAAEAPAEDAKA; encoded by the coding sequence ATGGCTTTGCCAGAATTTTCGCTCCGTCAGCTCTTGGAAGCTGGCGTACACTTTGGTCACCAGACCGCACGTTGGAACCCACGTATGGACCCGTATATTTACGGCTCCAAAAACGGGATCCACATCATGGACCTCACACAAACCGTGCCAATGCTGGACCAAGCGTTGCAGGTTGTACGTGACACCACCGCAAAAGGCGGCCGCGTGCTGTTCGTTGGCACCAAGCGTCAGGCCCAGCGCCCGATTGCTGAAGCTGCTGAGAAATGCGCGCAGTATTACATGAACCACCGTTGGCTCGGCGGCACGCTGACCAACTGGAAAACCGTGTCGAATTCGATCTCTCGTCTGAAGAAGATCGATGAGGCCATGGAAACCGGTTTCTCCGGCCTGACCAAGAAGGAGCGTCTGGGCATGGAGCGGGACCAAGGCAAGCTGCAAGCGTCTTTGGGCGGCATCCGCGAGATGGGCGGCACACCTGACCTGTTGTTCGTCATCGACGTGAACAAAGAAGACCTTGCCATTGCCGAAGCCAAGAAGCTGGGCATCCCGGTGATCGCTGTTGTCGACACCAACTGCTCGCCAGACGGCATCGACTATCTGATCCCGGGCAACGATGACGCATCGCGCGCGATTGCTTTGTATTGCGACCTGGTGGCCCGTGCGGCGCTGGACGGCATGCAGGCGCAAATGGGCGCGGCTGGTGTTGATCTGGGTGCGGCTGAGGAAGCGCCGGTTGAGGAAGCTGTTGCTGCTGAAGCGCCTGCTGAGGCACCCGCTGCTGAGGCTGCCGCCGAAGCACCTGCTGAAGACGCAAAAGCCTAA
- a CDS encoding MarR family winged helix-turn-helix transcriptional regulator: MPQYDTEFDLREFLPYLLNQAAAATSVEFREIYKNRYGMLRTEWRVLFHLGRYGSMTAKSLCDLAALHKTKVSRAVAALERKRFLVREVLEHDRRHEQLKLTPAGRAAFNDLNTEARAFDAQIAARFTPKETKVLRDCLIALAKLPDDEAALDG, translated from the coding sequence ATGCCCCAATATGATACTGAATTTGATCTCCGGGAATTCCTGCCATATCTGCTCAACCAGGCCGCGGCTGCGACAAGCGTTGAGTTTCGCGAGATCTACAAGAACCGATACGGCATGTTGCGCACCGAATGGCGCGTGCTGTTCCACCTTGGCCGCTACGGATCAATGACCGCCAAGAGCCTGTGCGATCTGGCTGCGCTCCACAAGACCAAGGTCAGCCGGGCAGTTGCAGCACTGGAACGAAAGCGCTTTCTGGTACGGGAAGTTCTGGAACATGATCGTCGGCACGAGCAATTGAAACTCACACCTGCAGGGCGCGCCGCATTCAATGATCTGAACACCGAAGCACGGGCCTTCGACGCGCAAATTGCCGCACGTTTCACGCCCAAGGAAACGAAAGTGCTGCGGGACTGCCTGATCGCGCTCGCCAAGTTACCCGATGATGAGGCGGCTTTGGACGGCTGA
- the maiA gene encoding maleylacetoacetate isomerase has translation MRLYSYWRSTTSYRVRVALHLKGIPFETIPVNLIEGEQRSATFSQVNPSGGVPVLELQDGTRLTQSLAILDYLDTIAAPKLVPADPLLAAQVRAAAQIIALDIHPVNNLKVVGMLPDADADAKVSWMLHWMHEGFNAFSQAIHNKDKYCFGDTVTIADICLVGQLINAHRWGLDLSPYPRLTEIETNCLALPAFQAAAPDAQPDATT, from the coding sequence ATGAGGCTCTACAGCTACTGGCGGTCGACCACGTCCTATAGGGTACGGGTCGCGCTGCACCTCAAAGGCATCCCCTTTGAGACAATTCCGGTGAACCTGATCGAAGGAGAGCAGCGAAGCGCGACCTTTTCGCAGGTGAACCCGTCGGGCGGGGTGCCGGTGCTGGAACTGCAAGATGGTACACGGTTGACCCAGTCCCTTGCGATCCTTGACTACCTGGACACCATTGCGGCGCCCAAGCTGGTGCCCGCTGACCCGCTTTTGGCTGCCCAGGTGCGGGCTGCCGCGCAGATAATCGCGTTGGACATCCACCCGGTGAACAACCTCAAGGTTGTGGGCATGTTGCCGGACGCCGACGCTGACGCAAAGGTCAGTTGGATGCTGCACTGGATGCACGAAGGCTTTAACGCCTTTTCGCAAGCCATTCATAACAAGGACAAATACTGCTTCGGAGATACAGTAACCATCGCGGATATTTGCCTGGTTGGACAATTGATCAACGCCCATCGGTGGGGGCTTGATCTGTCCCCATATCCCCGATTGACGGAGATTGAGACCAACTGCCTCGCCCTGCCCGCTTTCCAGGCGGCAGCCCCTGACGCGCAACCTGACGCCACGACATAG
- a CDS encoding LuxR family transcriptional regulator produces MIDGYLHQMTDANSIEDAWEIHTAKMDEYGFDRLLYAYTRYGTGHSLGDLQDALILTNHDPAYVDVFIGEGMYMKGPMVAWVTENTGACSWNMVHQQIAAGNVTPDMMEAMELNMRMDVVAGYTISFHEVSLRAKGAIGLTARRGLTQPEVDAIWAEHGSDIELANKILHLKVVQLPHTTGQRRKLTARQREVLEWVADGKTIQDTATIMGLNPATIEKHLRLAREALDVDTTAQAILKASSQNQFFLIER; encoded by the coding sequence ATGATTGACGGTTATCTTCACCAGATGACTGACGCCAACTCGATCGAGGACGCATGGGAAATCCATACAGCCAAGATGGATGAATACGGGTTCGACCGCCTGCTCTACGCCTATACGCGCTATGGCACCGGCCATTCGCTCGGTGATCTGCAGGACGCGCTCATTCTGACCAATCACGACCCGGCCTATGTCGATGTGTTCATTGGCGAAGGCATGTATATGAAGGGCCCGATGGTGGCCTGGGTGACCGAGAACACCGGCGCGTGCAGCTGGAACATGGTTCACCAACAAATTGCCGCCGGAAACGTCACCCCCGACATGATGGAGGCGATGGAGCTGAATATGCGCATGGATGTGGTGGCCGGCTACACGATCAGCTTCCACGAAGTGTCGCTGCGCGCCAAAGGGGCAATCGGGCTGACCGCGCGGCGCGGCCTGACCCAGCCTGAGGTTGATGCGATCTGGGCCGAACACGGATCCGATATCGAGCTGGCCAACAAGATCCTGCATTTGAAGGTTGTTCAGCTGCCCCACACCACCGGCCAACGGCGCAAACTGACCGCGCGTCAGCGCGAGGTTTTGGAATGGGTTGCGGATGGCAAAACCATCCAGGACACAGCCACGATCATGGGTCTGAATCCGGCGACAATCGAAAAACACCTGCGCTTGGCGCGCGAAGCGCTGGATGTGGACACCACGGCACAGGCCATTTTGAAGGCGTCATCGCAGAACCAGTTCTTCCTGATCGAGCGCTGA